Proteins from a single region of Bacteroidales bacterium:
- a CDS encoding ArsR family transcriptional regulator, protein MKDKTLYNLHANICNAIANPIRLEIIDILSTREMTFGDILNETAVLKSNLSQHLSLMVTS, encoded by the coding sequence ATGAAAGATAAAACCCTTTATAACCTTCATGCAAATATCTGCAACGCTATTGCAAATCCTATCAGACTAGAAATTATAGATATTTTAAGCACCCGTGAAATGACATTTGGAGATATTCTTAACGAAACAGCCGTTTTGAAATCAAATTTATCGCAGCATCTCTCCCTCATGGTTACAAGTTAA
- a CDS encoding N-6 DNA methylase — MPLSWNEIRSRAIAFSKEWETASSEDAEAKSFWDKFFEVFGISRRRVATFEQPVKRLDESTGYIDLLWKGTLMVEHKSRGRNLDKALIQAKDYFPGLQEFELPRYVLVSDFARFRLYDLDEGHHHEFELRELHKNVKLFGFIAGYQKKTFKEEDPVNIKAAEVMGRLHDQLKAVGYEGHALEMYLVRLLFCMFADDTGIFDKSIFNEYLDLKTNPDGSDLGMHLAQIFFILNTDKDKRLRNLDESLAQFPYVNGKLFEEVLPPASFDSKMRTLLLECCSLDWSLISPAIFGSLFQSVMNPAERRNLGAHYTSEKNILKIIKPLFLDDLCHEFESVKDNKNKLLRFHEKIAALRFLDPACGCGNFLIIAYRELRLLEIEIIKTLQKGQQVIDIETLVKLNVDRFYGIEYEEFPAQIAQVAMWLIDHQMNQRVSDEFGEYFLRLPLRKSAVIVCANSLQTDWHSLIDPIPFEKREQRFDYILGNPPFIGNSLQNAEQKADVEKVFSGVNGAGVLDYVTCWYIKAAQYLQQYSFIVTENQNPNQDRTKVAFVSTNSISQGEQVGILWNELYNKYKIKIHFAHRTFKWGNEARGKAAVHVVIIGFSNYDISEKLVYEYEDIKGEPHVIKVKNINPYLIEGSDFSLISQNKPISNIPKMSRGNSPYDQGNLIFTDEEAQNFLKIEPKASKYFKQLISAKEFLNGQKRWCLWLLNAKPSAIREMPFVQERIKNVYEFRSNSSGAETRKYASTPSLFRDLNNPDSFIVIPRHSSENRKYIPMGFFTKDSIPSDSCMIIPNGNLFHFGMLMSAMHMAWVKYICGRLKSDFRYSKDIVYNNFPWPENPTDKQKEAIEKAAQKVLDTRAEFPNSSLADLYDPLTMPPALIKAHNELDKAVDLCYRPQPFINETKRIEFLFELYEKYTAGIFAPDKKTKRKTKNEEGTT; from the coding sequence ATGCCCCTCTCCTGGAACGAAATACGATCCCGTGCCATTGCCTTTAGCAAGGAATGGGAAACGGCATCATCCGAAGACGCAGAAGCAAAATCGTTCTGGGACAAATTCTTTGAAGTATTCGGTATCAGCCGCCGCAGAGTTGCCACCTTTGAGCAGCCGGTAAAACGATTAGACGAAAGCACAGGGTATATCGACCTGCTGTGGAAAGGTACCTTAATGGTCGAACACAAATCCCGTGGCCGCAACCTCGATAAAGCCCTGATTCAGGCAAAAGACTATTTCCCCGGACTGCAGGAATTTGAACTGCCCCGATATGTCCTTGTATCTGATTTTGCACGTTTCCGGCTATATGATCTCGACGAGGGTCACCATCACGAATTCGAACTCCGCGAACTTCACAAAAATGTAAAGCTTTTCGGATTCATTGCCGGGTATCAGAAAAAAACGTTCAAAGAAGAAGATCCTGTCAACATCAAAGCCGCCGAGGTGATGGGTCGTTTGCATGATCAGTTGAAAGCTGTTGGTTACGAAGGCCATGCCCTTGAAATGTACCTTGTCCGCCTTCTGTTTTGTATGTTTGCTGATGATACTGGTATCTTTGACAAGAGCATTTTCAATGAGTATCTCGACCTGAAAACAAATCCCGACGGCTCCGACCTCGGCATGCACCTTGCCCAGATATTTTTCATCCTGAACACCGATAAAGACAAACGCCTCCGCAATCTCGACGAGAGCCTTGCACAGTTCCCTTATGTCAACGGTAAACTTTTCGAAGAAGTCCTTCCCCCGGCATCCTTCGACAGCAAAATGCGGACGCTTTTGCTTGAATGTTGCTCATTGGATTGGAGCCTGATATCCCCGGCAATTTTCGGTTCGTTATTTCAAAGTGTCATGAATCCTGCCGAACGCCGCAACCTTGGCGCACATTACACTTCCGAGAAAAACATTCTGAAAATCATCAAACCCTTGTTTCTCGACGACCTCTGCCACGAGTTTGAATCGGTAAAGGACAATAAGAACAAGCTGCTGAGGTTTCATGAGAAAATTGCAGCTTTGCGCTTCCTCGATCCCGCCTGCGGTTGCGGAAACTTTCTCATTATTGCATATCGTGAACTTCGTTTACTCGAAATAGAGATCATCAAAACCCTGCAGAAAGGCCAGCAGGTAATTGATATTGAAACCCTCGTAAAATTGAATGTCGATAGGTTTTATGGCATCGAATACGAAGAATTTCCGGCACAAATAGCACAGGTTGCCATGTGGCTTATTGATCACCAGATGAATCAGCGTGTCAGTGATGAATTTGGAGAATATTTCCTGCGTTTGCCCTTGCGCAAAAGTGCGGTTATCGTTTGCGCCAACTCTCTGCAAACCGATTGGCACAGCCTTATTGATCCCATCCCGTTTGAGAAACGCGAGCAACGCTTTGATTATATATTGGGGAATCCTCCGTTTATAGGTAATAGCTTGCAAAACGCTGAACAAAAAGCTGATGTTGAAAAAGTATTTTCTGGTGTTAATGGCGCCGGTGTACTTGATTACGTTACATGTTGGTATATAAAGGCTGCACAATACTTGCAGCAGTATTCATTTATTGTAACAGAAAATCAAAACCCGAATCAAGACCGGACAAAAGTTGCTTTTGTTTCCACAAACTCAATCTCACAAGGCGAACAGGTTGGTATTCTTTGGAACGAGCTGTATAATAAATACAAGATTAAGATACATTTCGCACATCGTACTTTTAAATGGGGAAATGAAGCACGTGGTAAGGCCGCTGTGCATGTTGTTATAATTGGATTTTCAAATTATGATATTTCTGAAAAGCTTGTATATGAATACGAGGATATTAAGGGCGAACCACATGTAATAAAAGTAAAAAACATTAATCCCTATCTGATTGAAGGAAGTGATTTTTCTTTGATTTCCCAAAATAAACCTATTTCAAATATTCCTAAAATGTCAAGGGGTAACTCTCCTTATGATCAGGGTAATTTGATTTTTACTGATGAAGAGGCACAGAACTTTCTTAAAATCGAGCCAAAAGCTTCCAAATATTTTAAACAACTAATCAGCGCAAAAGAATTTCTTAATGGACAAAAACGATGGTGTTTGTGGTTATTGAATGCAAAACCAAGCGCAATACGTGAAATGCCTTTTGTTCAGGAAAGAATAAAAAATGTCTATGAATTTAGGAGTAATAGCTCAGGAGCTGAAACAAGAAAATACGCATCTACACCATCTTTGTTCAGGGATTTAAATAATCCGGACTCGTTTATTGTTATTCCTCGGCATAGTTCAGAGAATAGAAAATACATTCCAATGGGTTTTTTTACAAAAGACAGCATTCCTAGTGATAGTTGTATGATTATACCCAATGGAAATTTATTTCACTTTGGTATGTTAATGTCCGCGATGCACATGGCTTGGGTGAAATACATTTGTGGTCGTTTAAAAAGCGATTTTCGTTATTCAAAAGATATTGTTTATAACAATTTCCCCTGGCCCGAAAATCCTACCGATAAGCAAAAAGAAGCCATTGAAAAAGCTGCACAAAAAGTTCTCGATACACGGGCCGAATTCCCCAACAGCAGCTTAGCCGATCTATACGATCCGCTAACCATGCCTCCGGCGCTCATCAAAGCCCACAACGAACTCGACAAAGCCGTTGATCTCTGCTACCGCCCTCAACCATTCATCAACGAAACCAAGCGCATTGAATTTTTGTTTGAACTTTACGAGAAATACACCGCCGGCATATTTGCCCCGGACAAGAAAACAAAGCGAAAAACAAAAAATGAGGAAGGAACCACCTGA
- a CDS encoding P-II family nitrogen regulator has protein sequence MKQIKAIVKPFKVDSILGKLLDAGYPNITVSLGEGTGSYTDDTDDKPANSTCFSFTNVEVAKIEIVCHDTDVEKVVGIISTQGRTGNPGDGIIYITDVIKSFRVKTGTELFL, from the coding sequence ATGAAACAGATAAAAGCAATCGTAAAACCTTTTAAGGTCGACAGCATTCTGGGCAAATTACTCGATGCCGGTTATCCCAACATTACCGTATCCTTAGGCGAAGGCACCGGCAGCTATACCGACGACACGGATGACAAACCGGCAAATTCTACCTGTTTTTCATTCACAAACGTCGAAGTGGCAAAAATTGAAATTGTTTGTCACGATACGGATGTCGAAAAGGTAGTCGGAATTATTTCCACGCAGGGCCGCACGGGCAATCCCGGCGATGGCATCATTTATATTACTGACGTCATTAAATCCTTCCGTGTAAAAACGGGCACTGAATTATTTCTTTAA
- a CDS encoding transcriptional repressor, translating to MTNDKLHNRNIKPTAMRELVLRVLTDQKSAISLAELEVKFEKADKSTLYRTLKTFEENKLIHSIDDGTGSVKYALCRETCHCHPEDLHVHFLCTKCNKTYCLNDVPVPEVNLPVHFTLESVNMVIKGICSNCQK from the coding sequence ATGACAAACGACAAACTCCACAATAGAAACATCAAACCCACCGCCATGCGCGAACTGGTCCTCCGGGTGTTAACCGATCAAAAATCCGCCATTAGTCTTGCCGAATTGGAAGTAAAATTTGAAAAAGCCGACAAAAGCACTCTGTATCGCACCCTTAAAACCTTTGAAGAAAACAAGCTCATTCATAGCATCGACGATGGCACGGGTTCTGTCAAATATGCATTATGCAGAGAAACCTGTCATTGCCATCCCGAAGACCTCCATGTTCATTTTCTCTGCACAAAATGTAATAAGACCTATTGTTTAAACGATGTTCCTGTCCCTGAGGTAAATCTCCCCGTCCATTTTACTCTTGAAAGTGTAAATATGGTCATAAAAGGCATCTGTTCCAATTGCCAAAAGTAA
- a CDS encoding cation diffusion facilitator family transporter, translating into MEHQHQHTAGFNLSTAFKIGISLNIVFIIFEAIYGFFSNSMALLADAGHNFSDILALVFSWIALILSQRKPTLKFTYGFRRSTILIALLNTLLLLAAVVFIIWETIERLGKPIEINSQNVIIVAAIGIVVNGFTAWLFLKGKRYDLNIRSAYVHFIADALVSMGVVVAGIIMTFTGFMWIDSLVSFIIIAVILYSTYHLLIDSVNLALDAVPENINIVEVRQYLLQLPEVSNIHDLHIWALSTTDAALTVHLTTIIPTDVVFITNIQQALSQQFNIHHATIQVEFSHKIPTHDANCNEY; encoded by the coding sequence TTGGAACACCAACATCAGCATACTGCCGGTTTTAATCTGAGTACTGCCTTTAAAATAGGCATTTCCTTAAATATCGTTTTTATAATCTTTGAGGCAATTTACGGTTTTTTTTCTAATTCCATGGCTTTGCTAGCCGATGCCGGGCACAACTTCAGCGACATTTTGGCTTTAGTATTTTCATGGATTGCCTTAATTCTTTCACAACGCAAGCCAACGCTAAAATTTACCTATGGTTTCCGCCGTTCAACCATTCTCATTGCATTGCTCAATACACTCTTACTTTTGGCTGCCGTGGTATTTATTATTTGGGAAACCATCGAACGATTGGGCAAACCAATTGAAATAAATTCTCAAAATGTAATCATCGTTGCTGCTATTGGCATAGTAGTCAATGGGTTTACAGCGTGGCTGTTTTTGAAAGGCAAAAGGTACGACTTGAATATACGCAGTGCCTATGTTCATTTCATTGCCGATGCATTGGTTTCAATGGGTGTCGTGGTTGCTGGTATAATAATGACATTTACAGGTTTCATGTGGATCGACTCACTCGTTTCCTTCATCATTATTGCTGTTATCCTTTACTCTACTTATCATTTACTCATTGATTCTGTCAACCTGGCACTTGATGCAGTTCCAGAAAATATTAACATTGTCGAGGTCCGCCAATATCTGCTACAACTACCTGAAGTATCGAACATTCATGACCTCCACATTTGGGCTTTAAGCACCACCGATGCTGCTTTAACAGTACACTTGACAACCATTATACCAACCGATGTCGTCTTTATAACTAACATACAACAAGCCCTTAGTCAGCAATTCAACATCCACCATGCCACCATTCAGGTCGAATTCAGTCATAAAATTCCGACCCACGATGCCAACTGCAATGAATATTAA
- a CDS encoding CusA/CzcA family heavy metal efflux RND transporter, whose protein sequence is MIEKIIKFSIYNKLIIGLFVLALIGWGTYSLTRLPIDAVPDITNNQVQIISIAPTLAANEVEQFITSPVEVSVANIPDKVELRSISRLGLSVVTVVFKDNVDMYWARQQISERLKEAEEMIPEGVTTPELAPISTGLSEIYQYVLRVKPGFEKEYDPMKLRTIQDWIVRREMLGTPGVADVNSYGGFMQQYEVSVNPERLKSMDITLTDIFDALKKNNQNTGSAYIDKKPQAYFIRGIGLVTSLEDIENIVVKTTDDGLPVLIKDVATTQMGSAPRYGAFIVDTIGEAVGGVVMMLKGKNASEVIDGVKERMELIKKSMPEGVEIEAFYDRTELVDRAVGTVSRNLIEGGLIVIFILILLLGNLRAGFIVASVIPLSMLFAISMMNLFGVSGNLMSLGAIDFGLIVDGAVIIVESVVHRITQSKTHHPGVKILSRQQMDGEVFGSAKRMMNSATFGQVIILIVYLPILALVGIEGKMFRPMAETVAFAILGALILSLTYVPVASALFLSRKTEHKPNFSEKIMKFLHKLFDPVLNFSLRHKIAVVSASGVLLISSIFLFNSLGGEFIPQLEEGDLAAGVITLQGGSLSNSVEVVEKANKILMSKFPEVEHVVCKIGTGEIPTDPTPMETGDYIIVMKDKKDWTSAETRVEMMEKMEEELSVLKGVVFTLQQPIQMRFNELMTGSKQDVAVKIFGDDLVLLSEKAEEVERLITGVKGVEDINVEKVTGSGQVQVRYDRKKIAQYGLNIEDINQLLKTAFAGSTAGVVYDEEKRFDLVVRFDKQFRDNIEYIKSLYVPLPNGNQITLDQLASVEIKTGTSQVSRESTKRRITVQFNVRGRDVQSIIEEISPVIDEKVKMPPGYYVTYGGQFENLVAANKRLSVAVPVALLLIFILLFFAFKSIKQTLLIFSAVPLSLIGGVIALYLRDMNFSISAGVGFIALFGVAVLNGIVLIAEFNRLEKEEGITDIYDRVRKGIKSRFRPVLMTAAVASMGFLPMALSTSAGAEVQKPLATVVIGGLISATLLTLIVLPILYILFSGKKKAKIAPVANVIPVIVLAGLFFFFGNSNELQAQTASPKYYTLDQALQQALNNNGYIKSSALQVDYQKKLKTASWQFEKTNIDLSYGQTNSYAKDNNISVSQTFPSVFQNLSRSKLAGAYVKNAEYGLSLSKTEIIAGVKSVYFQLAYNYSRLKWLVYQDSVYANFLKAAELKNKLGESALLEKVTAETRLMEIKTQISQAKSDILIFRQKLQTLLNSNEAVNISDSVLQKIDFAFNTDSSAVSANPSLTIIRHQIEISKRETQVEKMQLMPDINIGYFNQSNKELSNAHRFTGIQAGISIPLIFGSQSAKIRASKVNEQIAQTNFEYYNSVVKSEFQTLLQQYLQFRANLDYYESTAIPQSDLIMVQSGKSYMAGDIDYVEYVMNLDKALDIKSNYLQTLNDYNQSIIAIEKILGKTN, encoded by the coding sequence ATGATAGAAAAAATAATAAAATTCTCGATATACAATAAACTCATCATTGGTTTATTTGTATTGGCGCTTATCGGTTGGGGCACATATTCCCTCACCCGCTTGCCGATTGATGCGGTTCCTGATATTACCAACAATCAGGTGCAGATCATATCAATTGCGCCGACCCTGGCGGCAAATGAAGTTGAACAATTCATAACTTCTCCTGTTGAGGTTTCAGTCGCCAACATTCCTGACAAAGTCGAGCTTCGTTCAATTTCCCGGCTGGGGCTTTCTGTCGTCACTGTTGTTTTCAAAGACAATGTCGACATGTACTGGGCGCGGCAGCAGATTTCTGAACGTCTCAAAGAAGCTGAAGAAATGATTCCCGAAGGGGTCACTACTCCGGAGTTGGCCCCCATTTCCACCGGCCTTAGCGAAATATATCAATATGTTTTGCGTGTCAAGCCCGGCTTCGAAAAAGAATACGACCCAATGAAGCTGCGCACAATTCAGGATTGGATTGTCCGCCGCGAAATGCTTGGTACTCCGGGCGTGGCTGATGTCAACAGTTACGGTGGATTCATGCAGCAATATGAAGTCTCGGTAAACCCCGAGCGGCTGAAATCAATGGATATAACGCTTACAGATATTTTTGATGCCCTGAAAAAGAACAATCAGAACACAGGCAGTGCGTACATCGACAAGAAGCCGCAGGCTTACTTCATCAGGGGTATCGGTCTCGTCACCTCTTTGGAAGACATTGAAAACATTGTTGTAAAAACCACGGATGACGGCTTACCAGTATTAATCAAAGATGTTGCGACAACACAAATGGGAAGCGCTCCCCGTTACGGGGCATTCATTGTCGACACCATTGGCGAAGCGGTTGGAGGGGTAGTCATGATGTTGAAAGGAAAAAATGCATCCGAAGTCATTGACGGGGTAAAGGAAAGAATGGAATTGATAAAAAAATCAATGCCCGAAGGTGTTGAAATTGAGGCCTTCTATGACCGTACAGAACTGGTTGATCGCGCAGTAGGTACGGTTTCACGTAATCTTATTGAAGGAGGTCTCATCGTTATTTTCATCCTTATCCTCTTGCTTGGCAACCTCAGGGCTGGCTTCATCGTTGCCTCCGTCATTCCCCTGTCAATGCTTTTCGCAATTTCAATGATGAACTTGTTCGGGGTATCAGGCAATCTCATGAGTTTAGGTGCCATTGACTTTGGTTTAATTGTGGATGGCGCCGTCATCATTGTCGAAAGCGTGGTCCACCGGATCACGCAAAGTAAAACGCATCACCCCGGAGTTAAAATATTATCGCGACAGCAAATGGACGGTGAAGTATTCGGTTCTGCTAAACGCATGATGAACTCTGCCACTTTTGGACAGGTGATTATTCTTATCGTTTATCTTCCGATTCTTGCATTGGTTGGTATTGAAGGCAAAATGTTCCGTCCCATGGCCGAAACCGTTGCATTTGCCATCCTGGGTGCCCTCATTCTTTCTTTGACATATGTGCCGGTTGCATCGGCATTATTCCTGAGCAGAAAAACAGAACACAAACCCAACTTCTCCGAAAAAATCATGAAGTTCCTCCACAAATTGTTCGACCCCGTTCTTAATTTTTCGCTACGGCACAAAATTGCTGTGGTCAGTGCTTCGGGTGTTCTGCTTATATCCAGTATATTTTTGTTTAATTCTCTTGGCGGCGAATTTATTCCTCAGCTTGAAGAGGGCGATCTTGCAGCAGGGGTCATAACCCTTCAGGGCGGCTCATTGTCAAATTCTGTAGAGGTTGTCGAAAAAGCCAATAAGATACTCATGTCTAAGTTTCCTGAGGTCGAGCATGTAGTTTGTAAGATTGGTACTGGCGAAATACCTACCGATCCCACACCGATGGAGACCGGAGATTACATTATAGTAATGAAAGACAAGAAAGATTGGACCAGTGCTGAAACCCGCGTTGAAATGATGGAAAAAATGGAAGAGGAATTGTCCGTTTTGAAAGGTGTAGTATTTACACTTCAACAACCCATTCAAATGCGCTTTAATGAACTCATGACCGGATCAAAGCAGGATGTTGCTGTGAAAATATTCGGTGACGACCTCGTGCTGCTATCCGAAAAAGCTGAAGAAGTGGAAAGGCTGATTACCGGTGTAAAAGGTGTCGAAGACATAAACGTAGAAAAAGTGACGGGTTCGGGTCAGGTACAGGTTCGTTACGACAGAAAAAAGATTGCTCAGTACGGCTTAAACATCGAAGATATTAACCAGCTTCTCAAAACTGCATTTGCCGGTAGCACCGCAGGAGTAGTGTACGATGAAGAAAAACGCTTTGACCTGGTGGTACGCTTCGATAAACAATTCAGGGATAACATTGAATATATTAAAAGTCTATATGTGCCCTTGCCCAATGGCAACCAGATCACTCTGGACCAGCTTGCTTCTGTCGAAATTAAAACCGGCACCTCTCAGGTTTCCAGGGAAAGTACAAAACGCCGTATTACCGTCCAATTCAATGTTCGCGGCAGGGATGTTCAGTCCATCATCGAAGAGATCAGCCCGGTGATTGATGAGAAAGTTAAAATGCCTCCGGGGTATTATGTTACATACGGGGGCCAGTTCGAGAATCTTGTCGCTGCAAATAAAAGATTATCGGTGGCTGTTCCTGTCGCTTTGCTTTTGATTTTCATTTTACTGTTTTTTGCTTTCAAATCAATAAAACAAACCCTGCTCATCTTTTCGGCTGTGCCTCTTTCTTTAATTGGTGGAGTAATTGCACTATACCTGAGAGATATGAATTTCAGCATCTCAGCAGGCGTTGGTTTTATTGCATTATTCGGGGTTGCCGTGCTCAATGGCATTGTGCTTATTGCTGAATTTAACCGCCTCGAAAAAGAAGAGGGCATTACAGATATATATGATCGGGTAAGAAAAGGAATTAAATCCCGTTTTCGTCCCGTTTTGATGACGGCGGCTGTTGCATCTATGGGTTTTCTTCCTATGGCGCTTTCAACATCCGCTGGAGCTGAGGTTCAAAAACCCCTTGCCACTGTCGTCATTGGTGGTTTGATTTCTGCAACCTTGCTTACTCTTATTGTTTTGCCTATATTATACATTCTTTTTTCCGGCAAAAAGAAAGCAAAGATTGCACCCGTCGCTAATGTCATACCTGTTATTGTTCTGGCAGGGCTGTTCTTCTTTTTCGGAAATTCTAACGAACTTCAGGCGCAAACAGCAAGTCCTAAGTATTATACGCTCGATCAGGCCTTACAACAGGCATTGAACAACAACGGCTACATAAAATCTTCTGCCCTTCAGGTCGATTATCAGAAGAAGCTCAAAACGGCAAGCTGGCAATTCGAAAAAACGAACATTGATTTATCTTACGGGCAAACCAATTCCTATGCTAAGGATAACAACATTTCGGTTTCTCAGACATTTCCTTCCGTTTTTCAGAATCTCAGCCGGTCCAAACTGGCAGGAGCTTATGTAAAGAATGCTGAATATGGTTTGTCACTTTCTAAAACCGAAATCATCGCCGGGGTCAAATCCGTTTACTTTCAGCTTGCTTACAACTATTCCCGGCTTAAATGGCTTGTTTATCAGGATTCGGTTTATGCCAATTTTCTCAAAGCCGCTGAGCTTAAAAATAAATTGGGCGAAAGTGCCCTGCTCGAAAAAGTTACAGCGGAAACCCGCTTAATGGAAATAAAAACGCAGATCAGTCAGGCAAAATCTGACATATTGATCTTCCGCCAGAAACTGCAAACTCTGCTTAACTCAAATGAAGCGGTCAACATCTCCGATTCGGTTCTTCAAAAGATCGATTTCGCTTTCAATACCGACAGCTCTGCCGTTTCGGCCAATCCGTCGCTTACAATAATAAGGCATCAGATTGAGATCTCCAAAAGAGAAACTCAGGTTGAAAAAATGCAGTTAATGCCCGATATAAACATTGGTTATTTCAACCAGTCCAACAAAGAATTAAGTAATGCCCATCGTTTTACGGGTATTCAGGCGGGCATATCCATTCCCTTGATTTTTGGCTCGCAATCGGCAAAAATTCGCGCCTCAAAGGTCAATGAGCAAATTGCACAAACCAACTTCGAGTACTATAACTCTGTTGTCAAAAGCGAATTTCAAACTCTTTTACAGCAATACTTACAATTCAGGGCTAATCTCGATTATTACGAAAGCACAGCCATTCCTCAATCCGACCTCATCATGGTACAATCGGGCAAAAGCTACATGGCCGGCGATATTGATTATGTCGAATATGTAATGAACCTCGATAAAGCGCTGGATATAAAATCAAATTATCTGCAAACATTAAATGATTACAACCAGTCAATAATTGCTATCGAAAAAATCTTGGGCAAAACAAATTAA
- a CDS encoding DUF4411 family protein, which produces MKLAFQDKDNVTYVIDTSGLIKLESTFQPNSLVFSAIWEEIEDLIKQGRFRTIDFVEDEIIRYQGEQDFLKKFVKKWKKQFVYPTDAECFNAAIPIINQEYNTGFFSARKLADGQEEADPYLIAYCKVNSYVLITNESKLKKNKIPGVSQKNGVTCIDIYEFIDERGLRMERKKK; this is translated from the coding sequence ATGAAGTTAGCTTTCCAGGACAAGGACAATGTCACTTACGTGATCGATACAAGCGGGCTGATCAAACTTGAATCAACATTTCAGCCAAACAGCCTTGTTTTTTCTGCAATTTGGGAAGAAATTGAGGATTTGATAAAGCAAGGTCGTTTCAGAACTATTGACTTTGTTGAAGATGAAATTATACGTTACCAGGGTGAACAGGATTTTTTAAAAAAATTTGTAAAGAAGTGGAAAAAGCAATTCGTTTATCCTACCGATGCTGAATGTTTCAACGCAGCGATTCCAATTATTAATCAGGAATATAACACTGGTTTTTTTAGTGCTCGTAAATTAGCCGATGGTCAGGAAGAAGCCGATCCTTACCTAATTGCCTATTGCAAAGTAAACAGTTATGTTTTGATTACAAATGAAAGCAAGCTCAAAAAGAATAAAATACCCGGCGTATCCCAAAAAAATGGTGTTACCTGCATCGACATCTATGAGTTCATTGATGAACGTGGTTTAAGAATGGAAAGAAAAAAGAAATAG
- a CDS encoding efflux RND transporter periplasmic adaptor subunit, which translates to MNLINKNKMKAKMFFMILAASLFAAGCGSGNQTGEHEGEHEELPPNTVEMNDAQIASAGIELGSMEHKMLSTELKVNGVVNVSPQNLVSISAIMGGYIKSTGLVPGSPVSKGQVIAVIENPEFIELQRNYLESKSKLEYAETEYNRQKDLYKENVSSAKTYQLAVAEYKTLQSTVFALEQKLKMIGIDAKKLEVEKISGSVPVISPISGYVKTVSVNVGKYVNATDVIVEIVNTKNLTLELTLFEKDIDKVMIGQQISFNIPTRPENKMTAVIYQVGKAINTDKTIKVYATVEKEDKNLLPGMYINATIDTRNDSVSALPDEAVLSFDDKNYIFIFYEKKPEGDKVVTLYKVIEVKKGVSQGGYTEVILPEDVVLPASKIVIRGAYNLLSAMKNAGDMAC; encoded by the coding sequence ATGAACTTAATAAATAAAAATAAAATGAAAGCAAAAATGTTTTTTATGATCCTTGCGGCCTCACTGTTTGCCGCAGGTTGTGGCAGCGGCAATCAAACAGGAGAGCACGAAGGCGAGCACGAAGAACTCCCGCCAAACACTGTTGAAATGAACGATGCACAGATCGCTTCGGCAGGTATTGAACTGGGCAGCATGGAGCATAAAATGCTGAGCACCGAATTAAAAGTTAATGGTGTGGTCAATGTTTCCCCTCAAAACCTGGTTTCAATATCTGCCATCATGGGCGGGTATATCAAAAGCACCGGCTTGGTTCCTGGCAGTCCGGTCTCAAAAGGTCAGGTAATTGCAGTCATCGAAAACCCCGAGTTTATCGAACTTCAGCGCAACTATCTTGAAAGCAAAAGCAAACTTGAATATGCCGAAACAGAGTACAACAGGCAGAAAGATTTGTACAAAGAAAATGTCAGCTCTGCAAAAACATATCAGCTTGCAGTTGCAGAATACAAAACTCTTCAATCCACTGTTTTTGCATTGGAGCAAAAATTAAAAATGATTGGCATAGATGCAAAAAAACTTGAAGTCGAAAAAATTTCCGGTTCAGTGCCTGTTATTTCTCCTATCAGTGGATACGTTAAAACGGTAAGTGTCAATGTTGGCAAATATGTCAATGCCACCGACGTCATTGTTGAGATTGTGAACACTAAAAACCTCACTCTCGAACTCACCCTGTTCGAAAAAGACATTGATAAAGTGATGATCGGCCAGCAGATCAGTTTCAATATCCCTACCCGCCCCGAAAACAAAATGACGGCGGTCATCTACCAGGTTGGTAAGGCAATCAATACTGACAAAACCATCAAGGTTTATGCAACCGTCGAAAAAGAAGACAAGAACTTATTGCCCGGCATGTACATTAATGCCACTATTGATACGCGCAATGATTCTGTTTCAGCTTTGCCCGATGAGGCGGTACTTTCATTCGACGACAAGAACTACATTTTCATTTTTTATGAAAAGAAACCCGAAGGCGACAAAGTGGTCACATTGTACAAAGTAATTGAAGTAAAAAAAGGTGTATCTCAGGGCGGATATACAGAAGTCATACTGCCTGAGGATGTCGTTTTGCCTGCAAGCAAAATCGTGATCCGTGGTGCTTACAATTTACTGTCGGCAATGAAAAATGCAGGCGATATGGCTTGTTAA